A region from the Mesorhizobium shangrilense genome encodes:
- a CDS encoding sensor histidine kinase, producing MRRLYQHIYAALLLSLCVFAVLAGLLWRYVLGEVQTGNRVGIDTALAEVAMSASTAVPSDLAATLLQLQKRLGRADIAIFSPDGVSVASVGAPLPPPEHAKDRSFKERLTLDGWVWTLALSDGRVLVLRRPTDYDEPIPSVFLLLGATLVAVAIGAYPITRRLTRRVEGLKKAVDGFGAGDLSRRVEVSGNDEVAALSDSFNRMAERIGELLSAHKTLLANASHELRSPLARLRMGAELLQPQADKWLRQEFESNIAELDGLVGEILLASRLETLEIVTEMHPVDLLAITAEECAAADASLEGEPVTVFGEPRLLRRLVRNLLDNARRYGGGTAIEVSLARRGVAIKLSVCDRGPGVATEERERIFEPFYRPAGTREQEGGVGLGLALVRQIARRHNGDVHCVARPGGGTSFEVEFRELKHADGHMSAATS from the coding sequence ATGAGACGCCTTTACCAGCATATCTATGCCGCCCTGCTGCTGAGCCTTTGCGTATTCGCCGTGCTCGCCGGATTGCTGTGGCGCTATGTGCTGGGAGAGGTTCAGACCGGAAATCGCGTCGGGATCGACACCGCATTGGCCGAGGTCGCCATGTCTGCATCCACGGCCGTGCCCTCGGACCTCGCCGCCACGCTGCTTCAACTCCAGAAGCGGCTGGGGCGGGCCGATATCGCCATCTTTTCGCCAGACGGTGTGTCCGTCGCGTCGGTGGGCGCACCACTTCCTCCGCCGGAGCATGCGAAAGACAGGAGCTTCAAGGAACGGCTTACGCTCGACGGTTGGGTTTGGACACTTGCACTCTCGGACGGGCGCGTGCTGGTGCTCCGCCGTCCCACTGACTACGACGAGCCGATCCCGAGCGTTTTCCTGTTGCTCGGCGCCACACTCGTTGCAGTAGCAATTGGCGCCTACCCCATCACTCGCCGCCTGACCCGACGCGTGGAAGGATTGAAGAAAGCGGTCGACGGATTCGGCGCTGGAGACCTGTCGAGGCGCGTGGAAGTCTCCGGCAATGACGAAGTCGCGGCGCTCTCCGACAGTTTTAACCGGATGGCGGAGCGCATCGGCGAACTGCTGTCCGCCCATAAAACGCTGCTCGCCAACGCTTCGCATGAATTGCGTTCTCCGCTTGCACGCCTGCGAATGGGGGCGGAGCTGCTACAGCCACAGGCAGATAAATGGCTGAGGCAGGAGTTCGAAAGCAACATTGCCGAACTCGACGGACTTGTCGGCGAGATCCTGCTGGCCAGCCGCCTCGAGACGCTCGAAATCGTCACCGAAATGCACCCCGTCGATCTGCTGGCGATCACTGCCGAGGAGTGCGCGGCAGCCGATGCTTCGCTCGAAGGTGAACCAGTCACGGTCTTCGGCGAGCCTCGGCTACTGCGTCGGCTTGTCCGCAACCTGCTCGACAATGCCCGTCGCTATGGTGGCGGCACCGCCATTGAGGTGTCGTTGGCGCGTCGAGGTGTAGCAATCAAGCTTTCGGTATGCGACCGAGGCCCTGGCGTCGCCACCGAGGAGCGCGAGCGCATCTTCGAACCATTTTACCGCCCGGCCGGAACACGCGAGCAGGAAGGGGGCGTCGGCCTCGGGCTTGCCCTTGTGAGGCAGATTGCGAGACGCCACAACGGCGATGTTCATTGTGTCGCAAGGCCTGGCGGTGGCACCTCCTTCGAGGTCGAATTTCGAGAATTGAAGCATGCCGACGGTCACATGTCCGCGGCAACGTCATAA
- a CDS encoding ABC transporter ATP-binding protein: MTELALETTGLTRSFGSLVAVNEISLKVEKGQLYGFLGLNGAGKTTTIRMLTTLLPPTRGSAKLWGHDIASEPLAVRKLIGLVSDETSESQSDWTAREYLAYFARIRGIEDVRDTVERCLTSVGLAEQFRGKLIGTYSTGMKRRVEIARALLGSPKVLFLDEPTRGLDLPAKRETWKLLRDLASSEAVTTFLSSHDAQEIRTLCTRISVVATGKLVFSGPAQDLGADLDTFEDRLVGLLTGARFG; encoded by the coding sequence ATGACTGAGCTAGCCCTCGAAACAACCGGCTTGACGCGCAGCTTCGGCTCGCTTGTCGCGGTCAATGAGATCAGCCTCAAAGTAGAAAAAGGCCAACTTTACGGTTTTCTCGGCCTCAATGGAGCCGGCAAGACGACGACCATCCGAATGCTCACGACGCTGCTTCCACCGACAAGGGGTAGCGCGAAACTATGGGGTCACGACATCGCGTCGGAGCCATTGGCCGTTCGCAAACTCATCGGTCTCGTCAGCGACGAGACGAGTGAGAGCCAATCGGATTGGACGGCCCGCGAATACCTTGCTTACTTCGCCCGTATCCGGGGTATCGAGGATGTCCGCGACACGGTCGAGCGGTGTTTGACCAGCGTGGGATTGGCGGAGCAATTCCGCGGCAAGTTGATCGGAACCTACAGCACGGGCATGAAGCGCCGCGTTGAAATCGCACGCGCCCTGCTGGGGAGTCCAAAAGTGCTTTTCCTGGACGAACCGACACGTGGCTTGGACCTGCCGGCCAAGCGCGAGACATGGAAGCTGCTGCGGGACCTTGCCTCCAGCGAGGCCGTCACGACCTTCCTCAGCAGCCACGATGCACAGGAGATTCGCACTCTGTGCACGCGGATCAGCGTCGTCGCCACAGGCAAACTCGTGTTCTCCGGCCCTGCGCAGGATCTCGGCGCCGATCTCGATACATTTGAAGACAGGTTGGTGGGGCTGCTGACCGGGGCGCGATTTGGATGA
- a CDS encoding response regulator transcription factor, with protein sequence MSDLILLIEDDRRLAGMVLDFLTQNGFAVEHMPTGEEGLARLARGGVSAIVLDLMLPGIDGLEVCRRVRVTSDAAILMLTARGDETDRVVGLELGADDYLPKPFSPRELVARLRAVLRRRNAGPHQQELLCFGPLEIDPAARQLRVNGAEQSLTSYQFDLLVALARHAGRVLSRDQIMDMVKGEPFEAFDRSIDVHISRIRAAIEKDPRRPRQILTIRGVGYLFARHHDRPDKIE encoded by the coding sequence ATGTCCGATCTCATACTGCTGATTGAAGACGACCGCAGGCTGGCCGGAATGGTCCTGGATTTTCTGACCCAGAACGGCTTTGCCGTCGAACACATGCCAACGGGCGAAGAAGGCCTGGCTCGCCTGGCGCGAGGCGGTGTGTCGGCGATCGTCCTGGATCTGATGCTTCCAGGCATCGACGGCCTCGAAGTCTGTAGGCGGGTTCGAGTGACTTCGGATGCCGCCATACTCATGCTGACTGCGCGGGGTGACGAGACGGATCGTGTGGTTGGCCTGGAACTCGGAGCGGATGACTATCTCCCCAAGCCATTCAGTCCTCGTGAGCTTGTGGCGCGCCTCCGCGCTGTCTTGCGGCGTCGCAACGCGGGTCCGCATCAACAAGAGCTCCTTTGCTTCGGCCCGCTTGAAATCGATCCGGCGGCACGACAGTTGCGCGTCAACGGCGCCGAGCAAAGCCTCACCAGCTATCAATTCGATCTCCTGGTCGCACTCGCCCGGCATGCCGGCCGCGTCCTGTCCAGGGATCAGATCATGGACATGGTCAAGGGCGAACCTTTTGAGGCATTCGACCGTAGCATCGATGTCCACATCTCTCGCATCCGTGCGGCAATCGAGAAAGACCCTCGCCGCCCCCGGCAAATCCTGACCATTCGGGGAGTGGGTTATCTCTTCGCCCGTCATCATGATCGGCCGGACAAGATCGAATGA
- the phnF gene encoding phosphonate metabolism transcriptional regulator PhnF, producing the protein MNQGPKIPTRYERGGDGLLAFDGLVFRPRRDTPIWQQIYDHIFGLIENGFLSPGSQLPGETHLAEKLAVTRITLRRALQQLQHEGHLTARKGVGIFVRNLPSTFTVREGRRFLDNLAAPGQEIGTQTLLIVWEPAGPAVAERLRLAPDTAIIRLCRIRISGQQPVYVNTKVFPAHLFPDFEQTYDMCQSVTDVFHAHGVNYRRIETRISGGFASPDEAEILRLTPGTPVFRTNSVNEDGNGIPIEWTRGCWPLTSVEFVF; encoded by the coding sequence ATGAACCAGGGCCCGAAAATTCCAACACGATACGAGCGCGGCGGCGATGGCCTTCTGGCATTTGACGGACTGGTCTTCCGCCCACGCCGCGACACGCCAATCTGGCAGCAGATCTACGATCACATCTTCGGTCTGATTGAGAACGGTTTTCTTTCGCCGGGTAGCCAGCTTCCCGGCGAAACCCATCTGGCAGAGAAACTCGCGGTCACCCGCATCACGCTTCGCCGGGCGCTGCAGCAGTTGCAGCATGAGGGTCACCTCACCGCTCGCAAGGGTGTAGGCATCTTCGTGCGCAACCTACCCTCCACGTTCACGGTTCGCGAAGGCCGGCGATTTCTCGACAATCTCGCAGCCCCCGGCCAGGAAATCGGCACCCAGACACTGCTGATTGTCTGGGAACCGGCTGGACCGGCCGTGGCGGAACGGCTGCGCCTCGCACCTGATACCGCCATTATCCGGCTATGCCGGATCAGAATCTCCGGTCAGCAACCGGTTTACGTCAATACCAAGGTCTTTCCGGCCCACCTCTTTCCCGATTTTGAGCAGACATACGACATGTGCCAGTCGGTCACCGATGTTTTTCACGCGCATGGGGTCAACTACCGGCGGATCGAGACGCGCATCAGCGGCGGCTTTGCATCCCCCGATGAGGCGGAAATCCTGCGGCTGACGCCCGGAACACCAGTATTCCGCACCAACTCCGTCAACGAGGACGGCAACGGCATACCAATCGAATGGACCCGCGGTTGCTGGCCGCTGACCTCCGTCGAATTCGTGTTCTGA
- a CDS encoding alpha-D-ribose 1-methylphosphonate 5-triphosphate diphosphatase: MNWHIQGGRVLTDRRLATGDLSVTGGNLTEVRAAHAPVIDADGLLVLPGIVDIHGDGFERQIMPRTGVRFDTALALKDTDRQLVGNGVTTAFHGVTVSWEPGLRSLEAAERLIGVLCDIRDTLACDTRLHLRWETFALDQMAQVIKWLSLVPRPIIALNDHTTGSVLKGASARKIGQMAERSSLSREEYMTLLDRVWSRRDNVAIAIETLAATARANGNVLLAHDEASPEERAHFRALGAKASEFPLTIETAKAARQMGEDVILGAPNVVRGGSHNGALDATDAVRAGLCTVLTSDYHYPSPLHAAFRLSSPGASDFPSIWDLVSANPARVAGFADRGSLVAGRRADLILVDAQDPAHPHVVATMVHGRIVYSSGLLQRRLPVSTPIAAE, from the coding sequence ATGAACTGGCACATCCAAGGTGGCCGCGTCCTTACCGATCGGAGACTTGCAACAGGAGACCTGAGCGTTACGGGGGGAAACCTGACAGAGGTTCGAGCGGCCCACGCACCCGTGATCGATGCCGATGGCCTATTGGTGCTCCCAGGAATCGTCGATATCCACGGCGACGGCTTCGAGCGGCAAATCATGCCACGGACAGGCGTCCGTTTCGACACCGCGCTGGCGCTAAAAGATACCGACCGCCAACTTGTCGGCAATGGCGTAACCACGGCCTTTCATGGTGTCACGGTATCATGGGAGCCCGGACTTCGTTCCCTCGAGGCCGCCGAGCGACTGATCGGCGTGCTCTGCGACATTCGCGACACGCTTGCCTGCGATACGCGTTTGCATCTGCGCTGGGAGACCTTCGCGCTTGATCAGATGGCGCAGGTCATCAAGTGGCTCTCGCTCGTCCCGCGACCGATCATCGCTCTCAATGATCATACGACCGGCTCGGTATTGAAGGGCGCGAGCGCGCGTAAGATCGGTCAAATGGCGGAGCGGTCGAGCTTGAGCCGGGAGGAATATATGACGTTGCTCGATCGGGTTTGGTCCCGCCGGGACAACGTGGCGATCGCGATCGAGACGCTGGCTGCGACTGCGCGGGCCAACGGCAATGTGCTTCTCGCCCATGACGAAGCGTCGCCCGAGGAGCGTGCGCATTTCCGCGCGCTCGGCGCAAAGGCCTCGGAATTTCCACTGACAATCGAAACAGCGAAGGCCGCACGGCAAATGGGTGAGGATGTGATCCTCGGCGCGCCGAATGTCGTGCGCGGCGGCAGCCACAATGGTGCGCTCGATGCCACCGATGCCGTCAGAGCCGGGCTCTGTACGGTGCTGACCAGCGACTACCATTATCCTTCGCCGCTACATGCGGCCTTCAGGCTGTCTTCGCCTGGTGCGAGCGATTTCCCCTCGATCTGGGACCTGGTTTCGGCAAATCCGGCCCGGGTCGCCGGTTTCGCGGATCGCGGATCGCTTGTCGCCGGCCGCCGGGCGGATCTGATTCTCGTCGATGCCCAAGATCCGGCACATCCGCATGTGGTGGCCACCATGGTTCATGGAAGGATTGTCTATTCCTCCGGACTTCTCCAGCGTAGACTGCCTGTCAGCACGCCGATTGCCGCTGAATGA
- a CDS encoding phosphatase PAP2-related protein → MTTTQPSQGTRPPRRLARQFGKRLAYDIGFSMILLALSIVSNFYAGTFATANVSNPVTDIILDNVPVVNVDFIFVDGPLFMWMFVGVLLLARPQRIPFVFNGLALFILVRSGFIILTHIGPFPTRSTFDLNAIMQSFTFGGDLFFSGHTGAPFLLALMFWKDSRLRFAFLAATALFGVAVLLGHLHYSIDVFAAFFISYGVHDLARFLFRRDWEFFDATNGARNRRQLSRLGFARRWA, encoded by the coding sequence ATGACAACCACGCAACCTTCCCAAGGCACCAGGCCGCCCCGTCGGCTTGCACGCCAATTCGGCAAGCGCCTTGCCTATGATATCGGTTTCAGCATGATCCTGCTGGCACTGAGCATCGTTTCCAATTTCTACGCCGGAACCTTCGCGACGGCGAATGTCAGCAATCCAGTGACTGACATCATTCTCGACAACGTCCCGGTCGTGAATGTGGACTTCATCTTCGTCGACGGGCCGCTTTTCATGTGGATGTTCGTTGGCGTCCTTCTGCTTGCGCGACCTCAGCGCATTCCTTTCGTCTTCAACGGGCTGGCCCTTTTCATTCTTGTGAGGTCGGGGTTCATTATTCTGACCCACATTGGGCCCTTTCCCACCAGAAGCACGTTCGACCTGAACGCAATCATGCAATCATTCACATTTGGCGGCGACCTCTTTTTCTCGGGCCATACGGGCGCGCCATTTCTTCTCGCCTTGATGTTCTGGAAGGATTCGAGGCTGCGATTTGCCTTCCTGGCGGCCACGGCACTCTTCGGTGTCGCGGTACTTCTCGGTCATCTCCACTATTCGATCGATGTCTTCGCGGCATTCTTCATCAGCTATGGAGTCCATGACCTCGCGAGGTTCCTGTTCCGGCGAGACTGGGAGTTCTTCGACGCGACCAATGGCGCGAGGAATAGGAGGCAGCTATCCAGACTGGGCTTCGCGCGGCGATGGGCATGA
- a CDS encoding MFS transporter, with product MLPSGAGPAASYLLASRGLRAFGDGLVSLLLPAYLAALGFNAFEIGIFATATLSGSAALTLGVGAVAHRFSPRSLLIAAAGLMVLTGLAFTLIQDFWPLLLVAFVGTLNPSSGDVSVFLPLEHAQLAHNVTDRDRTALYARYSVVGSLIGAVGALAAGAPDILRQLVGLEIKQALQLAFLLYAFLGFGSLLLYRRLPDESIDESAAPAEPLHKSRTIVLTLAALFSLDAFAGGLVVQSLLALWLYQTFGLSLATTGAIFFCTGVLSAVSYLVAVQISKRIGLVNTMVFTHLPSSLCLLLIPFMHSLGPVIVLLLIRSALSQMDVPTRTSYVMAVVTPGERAAAASVTAVPRSLASAASPMLAGSLLAVSGFGWPLLIAGALKIVYDILLLATFRKIRPPEERE from the coding sequence CTGCTGCCTTCCGGCGCCGGGCCGGCGGCTTCCTACCTGCTGGCCTCAAGGGGACTGCGGGCGTTTGGCGATGGACTCGTCAGTCTTTTGCTTCCCGCCTATCTGGCGGCGCTCGGCTTCAACGCCTTCGAGATCGGGATCTTCGCCACGGCCACGCTTTCGGGATCGGCCGCGCTCACGCTGGGTGTCGGGGCCGTCGCACACCGTTTCTCGCCCCGCTCCCTGCTCATCGCGGCAGCAGGCCTGATGGTTCTCACCGGACTTGCCTTCACGCTCATCCAGGATTTCTGGCCGCTGCTCCTGGTCGCATTCGTCGGGACGCTGAACCCATCCTCCGGCGATGTAAGCGTGTTTCTGCCACTGGAACATGCGCAGCTCGCGCACAATGTCACAGATCGGGACCGTACCGCGCTATATGCCCGCTACAGCGTCGTCGGTTCCCTCATTGGGGCTGTCGGCGCTCTGGCGGCCGGCGCACCCGACATCCTCCGACAGCTTGTCGGCCTGGAGATCAAGCAGGCCCTCCAGCTCGCATTCCTGCTCTATGCCTTCCTTGGGTTCGGATCGCTGCTCCTGTATAGGAGGCTGCCAGATGAATCGATCGACGAAAGTGCGGCGCCGGCGGAGCCCTTGCACAAGTCTCGAACCATCGTCCTCACGCTGGCCGCACTCTTCAGCCTGGACGCATTTGCCGGCGGCCTTGTGGTTCAGTCCTTGCTGGCACTGTGGCTTTATCAAACCTTTGGCCTTTCGCTCGCCACCACGGGCGCAATTTTCTTCTGCACGGGCGTGCTTTCAGCCGTGTCATATTTGGTGGCTGTTCAAATCTCCAAGCGGATCGGGCTGGTGAACACGATGGTGTTCACCCACCTGCCGTCGAGCCTTTGCCTGTTGCTCATTCCCTTCATGCACAGCCTCGGTCCGGTGATCGTTCTTCTGCTGATCCGGAGCGCATTATCGCAGATGGACGTCCCGACCCGCACCTCCTACGTGATGGCGGTGGTTACGCCCGGTGAGCGCGCCGCAGCTGCGAGCGTCACTGCAGTTCCGCGCAGTCTCGCATCAGCGGCCAGTCCGATGCTCGCCGGCTCTCTGCTTGCCGTTTCGGGTTTCGGCTGGCCGCTGCTCATCGCGGGCGCCTTGAAGATCGTCTATGACATCCTTCTGCTCGCGACGTTCCGCAAGATTCGGCCGCCGGAGGAACGTGAATGA
- a CDS encoding sensor histidine kinase yields MRLADLSKTTSFRLAIAFLALFGLASLTLFAFISWEVKGFLSNRVDEWVQREGKVLSRLDATALAQRLDNRQRDDATTERPITLYDPAGKVLAGSPVPFPAGHDSATAPFEFGHGSHLPMAPFRGLTWRLPTGQTLLVAQSVDELNEFGDVLLGAMLLAGGVTTVLGLVGAILIGAGAVRQLDDITKATRTIVKGDLSGRLPMRGSGDVGRLVAVVNEMLDELQRLMNEVKGVCDNIAHEMRTPLTRLLAGLDRSRRRSSSTADYAESVDEAIAETQGILKTFGALLRISEIEDGARRAGFIDVDLGAIVTDAVEFYEPLADDRNITISALFEGETASSSRGDPSLLFEAFANLIDNAIKFTPAGGSVEVRLVRSGSADVVSVSDSGPGISEADRIMVLKRFYRAEPSRHEPGNGLGLSLVAAIARLHDMDMVIEGPPGCRIVLTRNRSEKASPVEICDF; encoded by the coding sequence ATGCGGCTGGCTGACCTCTCCAAGACAACCAGCTTCAGGCTGGCGATCGCGTTCCTGGCTTTGTTCGGCCTGGCGTCGCTGACACTTTTCGCTTTCATTTCATGGGAAGTGAAAGGCTTTCTCTCGAACAGGGTCGACGAGTGGGTGCAGCGTGAGGGGAAGGTGCTATCGCGTCTCGATGCGACCGCGCTGGCGCAGAGGCTGGACAACCGCCAGCGCGACGACGCCACCACCGAGCGGCCGATCACCCTTTACGATCCGGCCGGCAAGGTCCTCGCCGGCAGCCCGGTGCCCTTCCCCGCCGGACATGACAGTGCCACCGCCCCGTTCGAGTTCGGCCACGGAAGCCATCTTCCCATGGCGCCCTTTCGCGGGCTGACCTGGCGATTGCCGACCGGTCAAACCCTGCTTGTTGCGCAAAGCGTCGACGAGTTGAACGAATTCGGCGACGTCCTGCTCGGCGCAATGTTGCTCGCCGGCGGCGTGACGACGGTTCTGGGGTTGGTTGGAGCGATCCTGATCGGCGCGGGTGCCGTCCGGCAACTGGACGACATCACCAAGGCGACCCGCACCATCGTCAAGGGCGACCTCTCCGGCCGCCTGCCGATGCGGGGCAGCGGAGACGTCGGGCGGCTTGTCGCCGTCGTCAACGAGATGCTGGACGAACTGCAGCGGTTGATGAACGAAGTGAAAGGCGTCTGCGACAACATCGCCCATGAAATGCGCACGCCGCTGACCCGCCTGCTGGCTGGTCTCGACCGTTCGCGAAGGCGGTCGTCATCCACTGCCGACTATGCCGAAAGCGTCGACGAGGCGATTGCCGAAACGCAAGGCATATTGAAGACTTTCGGCGCGCTGTTGCGTATTTCCGAAATCGAGGATGGCGCGCGGCGGGCCGGCTTCATCGACGTCGACCTTGGCGCCATCGTCACCGATGCCGTCGAATTCTACGAGCCGCTGGCGGACGACAGGAACATCACGATCAGTGCCCTCTTCGAGGGTGAGACGGCAAGCTCCTCGCGTGGTGACCCGAGCCTGCTTTTCGAGGCCTTCGCCAACCTGATCGACAACGCGATCAAATTCACGCCGGCAGGCGGCTCCGTCGAGGTCCGGCTTGTCCGCAGCGGCTCGGCCGACGTCGTCTCTGTCAGCGACAGCGGTCCGGGCATTTCCGAAGCTGACAGAATCATGGTTCTGAAGCGCTTCTACCGCGCGGAGCCAAGCCGTCACGAACCCGGCAACGGCCTTGGCCTCAGTCTGGTGGCGGCGATCGCGCGCTTACACGACATGGATATGGTCATCGAAGGACCACCCGGTTGCCGGATAGTCCTGACCCGCAATCGATCCGAGAAGGCGTCGCCCGTAGAGATCTGCGATTTTTAA
- a CDS encoding DedA family protein produces MPVGIRAPARWRQYLTMVFSPSNILGLLSAHPYAVLLPLAIAEGPLVTIAGGVLIANSQLRFWPVLAIVVAGDLVGDSALYALGRWGGIRMVTKWASQRTIKRATDLQDQFRRKADQVLVTGKLTHAVGAPVLVAAGMVRMPFWRFFTVNSLATLPKSLVLLCIGYAFHSGYAAIGQNMTYYIIVLLIAGLILLYLLLSR; encoded by the coding sequence ATGCCTGTAGGAATCCGCGCGCCAGCAAGGTGGCGGCAGTATCTGACGATGGTGTTCAGCCCAAGCAATATTCTCGGCCTCCTGTCAGCCCATCCATATGCGGTGCTTCTACCGCTGGCGATAGCTGAAGGACCGCTCGTGACCATCGCCGGCGGGGTCTTGATTGCCAACAGCCAACTCAGGTTCTGGCCTGTGCTTGCGATCGTCGTGGCTGGGGATTTGGTGGGAGATTCGGCTCTTTACGCGCTTGGGCGATGGGGAGGAATTCGAATGGTCACAAAGTGGGCGAGTCAGCGCACGATCAAGCGGGCAACCGACCTTCAGGACCAGTTTCGCCGCAAGGCGGACCAAGTTCTCGTTACGGGAAAGCTCACGCATGCAGTCGGTGCGCCGGTCCTGGTTGCCGCAGGCATGGTGCGGATGCCATTTTGGCGGTTCTTTACAGTAAACTCTCTAGCCACTCTGCCAAAATCCCTTGTTCTTCTTTGTATCGGCTACGCGTTTCACTCGGGATACGCTGCCATCGGTCAAAATATGACTTACTACATCATTGTTTTGCTGATCGCGGGTCTGATCCTGCTCTATCTCCTCCTGTCCAGATAA
- a CDS encoding glycosyltransferase yields the protein MRIAIFSDNFHPEIGGIQDSIEALAKALGQRGHAIDFYVPHYGRREFERINAAPVELNLGPRIRVHRLHSVPFPSSTKQSRAVFPLPASWLRLPPAARPDVIHTQTFFGAGLSALLAGRRLGIPVAGTNHTAIKAFGSYLPFGMDAAAAYVLWYYNRCDFVTAPSLSVFNELGQDRLRRPLEVVSNPIATDIFRPVSPAMKRKLRTALHLHGPTIVYAGRLGSEKNIDPILHALALLKQRVPSAELVIAGHGSQERHLRALVQRLCLQPSVRFVGTLPKSDLAELFQASDVFVTMSTSETQGIALLQAMACGIPVIGANARALPEFIANDRGFLVEASDVASLADRLADLLGHSDLRSRLGRGGASYVKQFATERIADQWEHHYQLLIERKTSDERSHQDQLCRASV from the coding sequence ATGCGCATCGCCATCTTTTCCGACAATTTCCATCCCGAGATCGGCGGGATCCAGGACTCGATCGAAGCATTGGCGAAGGCGCTTGGACAGCGAGGGCATGCTATCGACTTCTACGTACCGCACTACGGTCGTCGTGAATTCGAACGCATCAACGCAGCACCCGTTGAGTTGAATTTGGGGCCTCGCATCCGCGTTCATCGCTTGCACTCGGTGCCGTTTCCATCCTCGACAAAGCAATCGCGAGCGGTTTTTCCCCTGCCCGCTTCGTGGCTCCGTCTGCCCCCGGCGGCGCGACCGGACGTCATCCACACCCAGACCTTCTTTGGAGCCGGATTGAGCGCGCTTCTAGCGGGAAGGCGACTGGGAATTCCTGTTGCGGGAACAAATCACACCGCCATCAAGGCGTTCGGTTCGTATCTGCCATTCGGGATGGATGCCGCAGCGGCCTACGTTCTTTGGTACTACAACCGCTGCGATTTTGTCACCGCGCCGTCGCTGTCGGTTTTCAACGAGCTTGGCCAGGACAGGCTGCGCCGCCCGCTGGAAGTCGTTTCCAACCCGATCGCTACGGACATCTTCCGACCGGTCTCCCCGGCGATGAAGCGCAAGCTCAGAACGGCACTGCACCTCCATGGCCCGACGATCGTCTATGCCGGCAGGCTGGGTTCAGAGAAGAATATCGATCCCATCCTTCATGCGCTCGCGCTGCTGAAGCAGCGGGTACCGTCGGCGGAGCTGGTCATTGCCGGCCATGGCAGTCAGGAGCGTCACCTTCGCGCCCTCGTGCAACGGCTCTGCCTCCAGCCGAGCGTGCGGTTCGTTGGGACGCTGCCGAAATCGGACCTCGCTGAACTGTTCCAGGCGTCCGACGTCTTCGTGACCATGAGCACCTCCGAGACCCAGGGGATCGCTCTGCTTCAGGCAATGGCGTGCGGCATCCCTGTGATCGGCGCGAATGCGAGAGCCCTGCCTGAATTCATCGCAAACGACCGCGGCTTCCTGGTGGAGGCATCCGATGTCGCCTCGCTTGCGGATCGTCTTGCGGATTTGCTCGGCCATTCGGATTTGCGGTCACGGCTCGGGCGGGGCGGAGCTTCCTACGTGAAGCAATTCGCCACGGAACGGATCGCGGACCAATGGGAGCATCACTATCAACTCTTGATCGAACGGAAAACAAGCGATGAAAGAAGCCATCAAGATCAGCTTTGTCGTGCCAGCGTATAA
- a CDS encoding glycosyltransferase family 2 protein encodes MKEAIKISFVVPAYNEEACLPRTLEAIVAEIARSQCAAEIIVVNNASTDKTRQTAQAYPGIFVIDEPVKGLVRARAAGFHVATGDLIANIDADTILTEGWIDKVLRAFAANPELAAMSGPLVYYDLPKRTRALVRAFYCGGYVCYLLNRYILRVGSMMQGGNFVVKRDALVRIGGFNPNFAFYGEDTELARRLSKVGDVDFTFSLPALSSGRRLVGEGVARIGLRYAMNFFWATFLKKPFTESWLDFRDQPQKPLP; translated from the coding sequence ATGAAAGAAGCCATCAAGATCAGCTTTGTCGTGCCAGCGTATAATGAGGAAGCATGTCTTCCGCGAACGCTGGAAGCCATCGTCGCTGAGATCGCGCGATCCCAATGCGCCGCCGAAATCATTGTCGTGAACAACGCGAGCACGGACAAGACGCGTCAGACAGCGCAGGCTTATCCCGGGATCTTCGTCATCGACGAGCCAGTCAAAGGCCTCGTTCGTGCCCGCGCCGCAGGGTTTCACGTCGCAACAGGCGACCTGATCGCCAACATCGACGCCGATACGATCCTTACCGAGGGATGGATAGACAAGGTCCTGCGAGCGTTTGCGGCCAATCCCGAGCTCGCCGCCATGAGCGGGCCGCTTGTCTACTATGATCTGCCAAAGCGTACACGGGCGCTGGTACGCGCGTTTTATTGCGGCGGCTATGTCTGTTATCTTCTCAACCGTTACATCCTGCGTGTCGGATCGATGATGCAAGGGGGCAACTTCGTCGTGAAACGCGACGCGTTGGTACGCATTGGCGGCTTCAATCCGAACTTTGCATTTTATGGCGAAGACACTGAACTCGCCCGCCGCCTTTCCAAAGTCGGGGACGTCGATTTCACGTTTTCATTGCCCGCGTTGTCGTCCGGACGGCGCCTGGTCGGCGAAGGCGTGGCGCGCATCGGGCTGCGTTACGCGATGAACTTTTTCTGGGCGACATTCCTGAAAAAGCCGTTCACCGAATCCTGGCTGGACTTTCGCGACCAGCCGCAAAAGCCGCTGCCATGA